In Acidobacteriota bacterium, a genomic segment contains:
- a CDS encoding RiPP maturation radical SAM C-methyltransferase — MNIAGNTSPKTILATMPFGPIYIPSLALGLLKAAAQQETYNCTIRYSTLYFADLFGIEAYQRMAEGFPAPTSLAGEWIFSGLLPGKGWKEREVYFEWLQRQSEASRCYNPSARSIELERVLADIDRATSLAKDFIDAEVDFILAEQPQIVGFTSVFQQTAASLAAARSIKELASDTIIVFGGANFEQPMGETLLDSYEFIDAIVSGEGEVAFIDLLHQVASDKPLRSIGNLVIRSVKSPQTNPSASCGELVDLRTSSPMVPQDLLPHFEEYFDTIGQMEWRDKIPIHLPFETSRGCWWGAKQHCTFCGLNGQTMRFRSKSPELAARQLEDLVRRYGSLPIDMTDNILDHEYLDSFVPSVAEMNLGVSIFFETKSNLRRDQLKALAEAGIDRLQPGIESLTDETLKLMRKGVSALQNIQLLKWCKELGVQVSWNYLWGFPGESPEQYDSIARLMPLLTHLPPPNGGGSVRLDRFSPYFNDPKTWGLANLHPYASYEYVFGLKPELLEKMAYYFTFDYQPPQDVSRYTSALVQSLGMWFREHDKSELVYVDQGEEVLIVDTRPIAVQPVVILDRLASSIVRTCWRRTAKTQLMQEAVRRGGEPEAALITAALDALVANGIVLEYNGSVLSLAMSLQEYSPKSDGLAQVAAAIQSASVASGDDDDLIIERESHLLVC; from the coding sequence ATGAATATAGCCGGAAATACTTCTCCAAAGACGATCCTCGCAACGATGCCGTTTGGCCCGATTTACATTCCGTCGCTGGCTCTAGGCCTATTAAAGGCAGCGGCTCAACAAGAGACCTACAATTGCACGATCCGGTATTCGACGCTCTATTTCGCGGATCTTTTTGGCATCGAGGCCTACCAGAGGATGGCAGAGGGGTTCCCAGCCCCGACGTCGCTTGCTGGTGAATGGATCTTCTCGGGCTTGCTGCCGGGAAAAGGTTGGAAAGAACGAGAGGTTTACTTCGAGTGGCTCCAGCGCCAATCTGAAGCCTCCCGTTGCTATAACCCAAGCGCTCGAAGCATCGAACTCGAACGGGTGTTAGCGGACATTGATCGGGCGACTTCCCTTGCCAAGGATTTCATTGACGCGGAAGTCGATTTCATACTAGCTGAACAGCCGCAGATTGTTGGTTTCACTTCAGTATTCCAGCAAACGGCAGCTTCGCTTGCGGCAGCGCGAAGTATCAAGGAACTGGCGTCTGATACGATTATCGTGTTCGGCGGGGCCAATTTTGAACAGCCGATGGGGGAAACGCTCCTCGATTCCTACGAGTTCATAGACGCAATCGTTAGCGGGGAGGGCGAGGTTGCCTTTATTGACCTTCTTCATCAAGTTGCGTCTGACAAACCTCTTCGCTCTATAGGTAACCTAGTCATCCGCAGCGTCAAGAGTCCTCAGACGAACCCATCCGCATCGTGCGGAGAGCTGGTTGATCTACGAACTTCGAGCCCTATGGTTCCCCAGGATCTGCTGCCACATTTTGAAGAGTACTTCGATACCATTGGGCAAATGGAATGGCGAGATAAGATTCCGATTCATCTTCCCTTTGAGACATCGCGCGGGTGCTGGTGGGGTGCGAAGCAACACTGTACCTTCTGTGGCTTGAACGGACAAACGATGCGGTTTCGGTCAAAGTCCCCAGAACTCGCGGCACGACAGCTTGAAGACCTAGTTCGCCGCTACGGAAGTCTTCCGATCGATATGACGGATAATATTCTCGACCATGAATATTTAGACTCGTTTGTTCCGAGCGTTGCGGAGATGAATCTCGGAGTCTCCATCTTTTTCGAGACGAAGTCGAACTTAAGGCGGGATCAACTAAAGGCGTTGGCGGAGGCCGGCATCGATCGGCTGCAGCCGGGAATTGAAAGCCTTACAGATGAGACGTTGAAGCTGATGCGCAAGGGCGTATCCGCCCTCCAGAATATCCAACTTCTAAAGTGGTGCAAGGAATTGGGGGTTCAGGTCAGTTGGAACTATCTATGGGGATTCCCGGGAGAATCTCCCGAACAATACGATTCGATAGCTAGATTGATGCCTCTCCTCACACACCTTCCTCCGCCTAATGGCGGAGGCTCAGTCCGGCTCGACCGTTTCAGCCCATATTTCAATGATCCAAAAACTTGGGGCCTGGCCAATCTGCATCCATATGCATCGTATGAATATGTTTTTGGGTTGAAACCGGAACTACTGGAAAAAATGGCGTATTATTTTACTTTCGATTACCAGCCCCCGCAGGACGTAAGCAGGTATACTTCCGCACTTGTGCAATCGCTGGGTATGTGGTTTCGAGAACATGATAAATCAGAACTAGTATATGTAGATCAGGGTGAAGAGGTTTTGATTGTGGACACGCGACCGATAGCCGTTCAACCCGTGGTGATCCTGGATCGTCTTGCGAGTAGTATCGTGCGCACCTGCTGGCGTCGCACCGCCAAAACACAATTGATGCAGGAAGCAGTTCGCCGCGGAGGTGAGCCCGAAGCCGCGCTCATCACAGCAGCGCTCGATGCCTTGGTGGCCAACGGCATCGTGCTGGAGTACAACGGTTCTGTGCTGTCACTGGCAATGTCATTGCAAGAGTACTCGCCAAAAAGTGATGGCCTTGCGCAAGTGGCGGCGGCCATCCAATCAGCATCTGTGGCTTCAGGTGATGATGACGATCTAATAATCGAGCGTGAGAGCCATCTGCTTGTGTGTTAG
- a CDS encoding ISKra4 family transposase (programmed frameshift) has translation MKENLEALESLRNDLRRQLDQLGDFRRGTISVNYRKCGKANCACAQPNHPGHGPQYLWNSTVGGKSVAQNLRLGPELEKVRREVENYQAFLRLTKELVGVNEKICRLLPVEEIEEERELDELKKKLPKVVLQEAEQEIKQVVGRILGDYRRGGRLDLEASETAVRAVMHKVGGSLLEKLLNAELGYRGAKVDCSKGHHAKFIQYRSKQLVTVLSDVSIERAYYYCAKCGSGVIPKDEELDITGTSFSPGVRRMMGRVGGKEPFDEGRRDLEELAGIAVKTKEVERTSEAIGDRIERLSGQERELIKSGKVMPMGGATIPILYVAMDATSVPVVPREVEGRRGKGEDGKAKSRESKLGCVFTQTTEDEKGRPVRDADSTSYVGAIETASEFGWRIYAEALRRGLARALRVVVLGDGAPWIWALAALHFPGAIQIVDLFHALEHLSKLAKLLYGQGSKKAKRMTEMWSAKLKEGDVESVITSLKRLRPLEVTASDAVAREIAYFLTNAERMRYGDFRRAGLFVGSGVVEAGCKTVVGHRLKQSGMHWTVRGANSIIWLRCCQMSGRWEEYWEASAIA, from the exons ATGAAAGAGAACTTGGAGGCGCTGGAAAGCCTTAGGAACGATCTCCGTCGCCAATTGGATCAGTTGGGAGACTTTCGGCGAGGCACGATCTCAGTTAACTACCGCAAGTGTGGAAAGGCGAACTGCGCTTGCGCCCAACCTAATCACCCCGGGCACGGGCCGCAGTATCTCTGGAATAGCACGGTTGGGGGTAAGAGTGTGGCCCAGAACCTGCGGTTAGGCCCGGAGTTGGAGAAGGTCAGAAGAGAAGTCGAGAACTACCAAGCGTTTCTGCGGCTGACAAAAGAGTTGGTCGGAGTTAACGAGAAGATTTGCAGGTTGCTCCCGGTGGAGGAGATAGAGGAGGAGCGAGAACTCGATGAGTTGAAAAAAAAACTAC CGAAGGTGGTTCTCCAGGAAGCGGAGCAAGAAATAAAACAAGTGGTCGGCAGGATTCTGGGGGACTATCGGCGAGGCGGCCGACTCGATCTGGAGGCGTCAGAGACGGCTGTCCGGGCGGTAATGCACAAGGTCGGAGGGAGCTTGTTGGAGAAGCTGCTCAACGCGGAGTTGGGTTACCGTGGAGCGAAGGTGGACTGCTCCAAAGGGCACCATGCGAAGTTCATCCAGTACCGGTCGAAGCAGCTTGTTACAGTGCTCTCAGATGTAAGTATAGAGCGGGCCTATTACTACTGCGCTAAGTGCGGCAGTGGAGTAATCCCTAAGGACGAGGAGTTAGATATCACTGGCACAAGTTTCAGCCCCGGTGTTCGACGGATGATGGGACGAGTAGGCGGAAAGGAACCGTTCGATGAGGGCCGGCGGGACTTGGAAGAACTGGCCGGTATCGCGGTTAAGACGAAGGAAGTGGAACGTACCTCAGAAGCAATTGGCGACCGGATAGAGAGGCTGTCTGGACAGGAGCGAGAGCTGATCAAATCGGGCAAGGTTATGCCGATGGGAGGGGCAACAATACCAATACTGTATGTAGCAATGGATGCCACCAGTGTTCCGGTAGTGCCTCGGGAAGTCGAGGGGCGGAGAGGAAAGGGCGAGGACGGCAAGGCGAAAAGCCGGGAGTCGAAGCTTGGATGTGTATTCACTCAAACTACTGAAGACGAGAAGGGGCGTCCGGTGCGGGACGCGGATTCGACATCCTATGTTGGCGCGATCGAGACGGCGAGCGAGTTCGGATGGAGAATCTATGCCGAAGCGCTGAGGCGTGGTCTGGCGCGGGCACTTAGAGTAGTTGTGCTTGGGGATGGAGCGCCATGGATATGGGCGCTGGCAGCACTGCACTTTCCGGGCGCGATCCAGATTGTGGATTTGTTTCACGCCTTGGAGCATCTGAGCAAACTAGCAAAACTGTTATATGGTCAGGGGAGTAAGAAGGCAAAGCGGATGACGGAGATGTGGAGCGCGAAACTGAAAGAGGGAGACGTGGAGAGTGTCATCACTTCGCTCAAGAGACTCAGGCCCCTGGAAGTTACTGCAAGCGATGCGGTGGCAAGAGAAATAGCATACTTCCTGACGAACGCTGAGCGGATGCGATATGGGGATTTCCGCAGGGCGGGGCTGTTTGTTGGATCCGGCGTGGTCGAAGCCGGGTGCAAAACGGTAGTCGGCCACCGGCTCAAGCAATCCGGCATGCACTGGACCGTAAGGGGCGCAAACTCAATCATCTGGCTTCGATGTTGCCAGATGAGCGGCCGTTGGGAGGAATACTGGGAGGCTAGCGCTATTGCCTGA
- the dapF gene encoding diaminopimelate epimerase has product MSDIRFTKAQGMGNDFLIIEVEDVATLRTASELAREMCQRNYGAGADGIVLVTRARHEDADFASRIFNADGSEAGVSGNGTRCAAAYLYHAGLWSEPQVRIATAAGVKQGRLVAREGARFEFEFDMGRPNLSSEAVPMSITPPIEHVVRYPLHLGGDVLEVTCLSMGNPQCIIFVTDLNAVNLEEIGPLIEDHPIFPDRANVEFARVISRDEIEIRIWERGAGHTLSSGTGSCASTVAAALNGLTDRSVRVRTEGGVLRVDWRDDDRVMLTASAEVVYEGRWLTRAPNIRLRSVL; this is encoded by the coding sequence GTGAGCGATATCAGATTCACAAAGGCCCAGGGCATGGGCAACGACTTCTTGATCATCGAGGTGGAAGACGTCGCCACCCTCCGGACGGCGAGCGAGCTTGCACGTGAGATGTGCCAGCGTAACTACGGCGCCGGAGCTGATGGCATCGTACTGGTCACTCGCGCTCGCCACGAGGACGCGGACTTCGCGTCACGGATATTCAACGCCGATGGGAGCGAAGCCGGAGTGTCGGGCAACGGCACCCGCTGCGCCGCAGCTTATCTTTATCACGCAGGATTGTGGAGCGAACCTCAGGTCCGAATCGCCACCGCTGCCGGTGTGAAGCAGGGCAGATTAGTAGCACGCGAGGGCGCGCGCTTCGAGTTCGAGTTTGATATGGGCAGACCGAACCTCTCGAGCGAAGCGGTGCCGATGTCTATTACTCCGCCGATCGAACACGTGGTGCGATACCCGCTGCACCTGGGCGGAGACGTGCTCGAAGTGACTTGCCTGTCGATGGGCAATCCACAATGCATCATCTTCGTGACGGACTTGAACGCGGTAAACCTGGAAGAGATCGGCCCGCTCATCGAAGACCATCCGATCTTCCCGGATCGCGCAAACGTCGAGTTCGCGCGTGTGATCTCACGCGACGAGATCGAGATTCGAATCTGGGAGCGAGGCGCCGGGCACACGCTCTCATCGGGAACCGGCTCGTGCGCATCAACGGTGGCGGCAGCTTTGAATGGCTTGACCGATCGCAGTGTCCGGGTGCGCACCGAAGGCGGCGTGCTTCGAGTAGACTGGCGGGATGATGATCGAGTGATGCTCACCGCTTCGGCGGAAGTCGTTTACGAAGGCCGGTGGCTTACGAGAGCGCCAAATATTAGACTTCGTAGCGTACTCTGA
- a CDS encoding PfkB family carbohydrate kinase, whose amino-acid sequence MSILVVGSVAFDSVKTPFGERDRILGGSATYFSVAASFFTKVRVVAVVGDDFGPEDEAVFLERQIDTSDLERVPGRSFHWSGEYGYDLNVAHTRDTQLNVFADFKPKLSEKARETPYLFLGNIQPQLQVEVREQVGAKLVAADTMNYWINNTPGELTEMLKRVDLLVINDAEAREIAKEANLVRAARRILSMGPKRLVVKRGEYGAASFTESSYFATPAYPLEEVFDPTGAGDSFAGGFMGYLAATNATDEAAVRRAIIYGSVMASFSVEEFGCDRMRRLTYDEINARFRQLRAFSNFEEADAPPF is encoded by the coding sequence ATGTCAATTCTCGTGGTGGGATCCGTGGCGTTTGACTCGGTCAAGACGCCATTCGGAGAAAGAGATCGAATACTGGGCGGCTCGGCGACGTACTTCAGCGTCGCCGCTTCTTTTTTTACCAAGGTGCGAGTGGTCGCCGTCGTGGGTGATGACTTCGGGCCTGAAGACGAAGCAGTGTTCCTCGAACGCCAGATCGACACATCGGACCTCGAACGCGTGCCGGGCCGCAGCTTTCATTGGAGCGGCGAATACGGCTACGATCTAAACGTTGCTCACACCCGCGACACCCAATTGAACGTGTTCGCTGATTTCAAGCCCAAGCTGTCGGAGAAAGCAAGAGAGACGCCTTATCTGTTCCTGGGCAACATTCAGCCGCAGCTTCAGGTCGAAGTGCGGGAGCAGGTCGGCGCGAAGCTGGTTGCGGCAGACACGATGAACTACTGGATCAACAACACCCCCGGCGAGCTGACCGAAATGCTCAAGCGCGTTGACCTTCTTGTCATCAACGACGCCGAGGCACGAGAGATCGCAAAGGAAGCTAACCTCGTTCGCGCCGCGCGCCGCATACTTTCGATGGGTCCGAAGAGACTGGTGGTAAAGCGCGGCGAGTATGGCGCGGCGAGCTTCACCGAGAGCTCTTACTTTGCGACCCCGGCCTATCCACTTGAAGAGGTGTTTGACCCGACGGGCGCGGGCGACAGCTTCGCGGGCGGCTTTATGGGATATCTTGCGGCCACCAATGCAACCGACGAAGCGGCTGTGAGGCGCGCGATCATCTATGGCTCGGTGATGGCGTCTTTTAGCGTGGAAGAATTCGGATGCGATAGGATGCGCAGGCTGACCTACGATGAAATCAATGCGCGCTTCCGCCAGTTGCGCGCATTCTCAAATTTCGAAGAAGCCGATGCGCCACCGTTCTAA
- the bamD gene encoding outer membrane protein assembly factor BamD codes for MSGMKFFATVFIFALLGSAVGDPASFAQGPGKPIEAPRDAALEIAARHNLDVARFSITKRKAYEGARDRLQEIIDTYPDFSRMDEVVFLMGELYLKLGKTEKAADYYGKLLKVYPESEFAKKAQARLDELKVQPERK; via the coding sequence ATGTCCGGCATGAAGTTTTTTGCCACAGTGTTCATATTCGCGCTGCTAGGTTCGGCTGTTGGTGATCCGGCGAGTTTCGCGCAGGGACCGGGAAAGCCAATAGAAGCACCGCGCGACGCGGCGCTGGAAATCGCTGCGAGGCACAACCTTGACGTCGCGCGATTTAGCATCACCAAGCGCAAGGCCTACGAAGGGGCTCGGGACCGGCTTCAAGAGATTATCGATACATATCCGGATTTCTCACGGATGGACGAGGTCGTCTTTCTGATGGGCGAGTTGTACTTGAAGCTTGGAAAGACCGAAAAAGCCGCGGACTATTACGGCAAGCTGCTGAAGGTTTATCCCGAGAGCGAGTTCGCCAAGAAGGCGCAGGCGCGGCTGGATGAACTAAAGGTTCAACCGGAGAGAAAATGA
- a CDS encoding S-methyl-5'-thioadenosine phosphorylase produces the protein MPHASIGVIGGSGLYQMAGLTDVEEVRLSTPFGDPSDAFFIGTLAGVRVAFLPRHGRGHTLVPTEIPFRANIYAMKMLGVERIISASAVGSLREELRPMDIVFPDQFFDRTRHRASTFFGGGIAAHVTFADPVCRDLVDTLEETARARLRGLAIHRGGTYICMEGPAFSTRAESEVYRSWGMSVIGMTNLQEARLAREAEICYATMALVTDYDCWHPDHDSVTVEMVIQYLNRNAANAQELIAGAVKQLAGKERTCKCGGSLRHAIITAADKIAPEAKERLKAIIGKYIS, from the coding sequence GTGCCACACGCAAGCATCGGGGTCATCGGCGGGAGCGGGCTCTATCAGATGGCAGGGCTCACCGATGTGGAAGAGGTTCGTTTGTCGACTCCGTTTGGCGATCCTTCGGATGCGTTCTTCATCGGCACGCTTGCCGGAGTGAGAGTCGCCTTCTTGCCGCGTCACGGAAGAGGCCACACGCTTGTGCCAACCGAGATACCGTTCCGCGCGAATATCTATGCGATGAAGATGCTAGGAGTCGAGCGCATCATCTCGGCAAGCGCGGTTGGTTCGCTTCGCGAAGAGCTTAGGCCGATGGATATCGTCTTTCCCGACCAGTTCTTTGACCGCACTCGCCATCGCGCTTCCACGTTTTTTGGCGGCGGCATCGCAGCCCACGTGACCTTCGCCGATCCCGTGTGCCGCGATCTGGTCGACACCCTGGAAGAGACTGCGAGAGCCAGGCTCAGGGGACTCGCTATACATCGCGGGGGCACCTACATCTGCATGGAAGGCCCCGCGTTTTCGACCAGAGCCGAGTCTGAGGTCTATCGCTCGTGGGGGATGTCGGTCATCGGTATGACCAACCTTCAAGAAGCGAGGCTCGCGCGCGAAGCCGAAATCTGCTACGCGACGATGGCGCTGGTGACCGACTATGATTGCTGGCATCCGGATCACGATTCGGTGACGGTCGAAATGGTCATTCAGTATCTGAACCGCAACGCCGCAAATGCCCAGGAGTTGATCGCCGGTGCAGTTAAACAACTAGCGGGCAAGGAGCGCACCTGCAAATGTGGAGGCTCTCTTCGACATGCTATTATTACTGCGGCCGACAAGATCGCGCCCGAGGCTAAAGAGCGGCTGAAGGCGATCATCGGAAAGTACATCAGTTGA
- a CDS encoding peptidylprolyl isomerase yields the protein MKLSTKVIATLVLLGLLTSGLIFAQWSSSTPKTVKLTAHDMQVIFQELLPPQKQQQIAADPEERKKLVAEIKKLLAVAQVAEQEGYAQHADLQTQLSFQQDIALNNAFRKKSPDAKVSDEEINAYHLANPKDFDDFLQSNPRFQQQAQGPQREELKKQFGEFKVIAERARKEGLDREDVSRLQMLLDRSQTLAGAYLSELQKNADKLVSDADVDQYYQDHPADFDEVRVRHILISTQPKEEPEAETEATDPKDKKAADKKPADKKPADKPKTLTKEEARKKSQDLLERARKGEDFAKLATENSDDPGSKDKGGEYDFFGHGKMVPEFEKAAFALEPGEISEPVETQFGFHVIKLEERRAAASPAADQKVRQQIIDKLKQEKLEARIAEISEKSSVVVPEDFDTTPKVASQPQTSSNRSTAEAGKPEEN from the coding sequence ATGAAACTATCTACCAAGGTCATTGCGACCCTTGTTCTTTTGGGTTTGCTTACATCAGGCCTAATATTCGCTCAGTGGTCATCCTCGACTCCGAAAACAGTCAAGCTTACCGCACACGATATGCAGGTCATCTTTCAGGAACTGTTGCCGCCTCAGAAGCAGCAACAGATCGCCGCCGACCCCGAAGAGAGAAAGAAACTCGTTGCCGAGATCAAAAAGCTTCTGGCGGTCGCCCAGGTAGCCGAACAAGAGGGCTACGCCCAGCACGCCGATCTGCAGACCCAGCTTTCGTTTCAACAGGACATCGCGTTGAACAACGCGTTCCGTAAGAAGAGTCCTGACGCGAAGGTGAGTGACGAAGAAATCAACGCTTACCACCTGGCTAACCCGAAAGATTTTGACGACTTCCTGCAGAGCAACCCACGGTTCCAGCAGCAAGCCCAGGGACCCCAGCGAGAGGAACTCAAAAAACAATTCGGTGAGTTCAAGGTGATCGCCGAGCGTGCGCGCAAGGAAGGGCTGGACCGCGAGGACGTCTCCAGGTTGCAGATGCTGCTCGATCGCAGCCAGACCTTGGCGGGCGCTTACCTGAGCGAGCTTCAGAAGAATGCGGACAAGCTGGTCAGTGACGCCGACGTCGACCAGTATTACCAGGATCATCCGGCCGACTTTGACGAAGTCCGCGTGCGTCACATCCTGATAAGCACCCAGCCCAAAGAGGAGCCTGAGGCCGAAACCGAGGCGACAGATCCCAAGGACAAGAAGGCGGCAGACAAGAAGCCGGCAGACAAGAAGCCGGCAGACAAGCCAAAGACGCTCACCAAAGAAGAGGCGCGCAAGAAGTCTCAGGACCTTTTAGAGCGCGCGCGCAAAGGTGAAGACTTCGCCAAGCTGGCTACGGAGAACTCGGATGATCCCGGTTCGAAGGACAAGGGCGGCGAATACGACTTTTTCGGGCACGGCAAAATGGTTCCCGAGTTCGAGAAGGCCGCGTTCGCGCTCGAGCCCGGCGAGATCAGCGAGCCAGTCGAGACGCAGTTCGGCTTTCACGTCATCAAGCTCGAGGAGCGACGCGCGGCGGCGTCTCCCGCCGCCGATCAAAAGGTGCGCCAGCAGATAATCGACAAGCTCAAGCAAGAGAAGCTGGAGGCTCGCATCGCTGAGATCTCAGAAAAGAGCAGCGTCGTGGTCCCGGAGGATTTCGACACGACCCCTAAGGTAGCCAGTCAGCCTCAGACCTCGAGCAACAGATCGACCGCTGAAGCGGGAAAGCCCGAAGAGAACTAG
- the mce gene encoding methylmalonyl-CoA epimerase, translated as MKIDHLGIAVRSLSDSLVFYREALGLELAGTETVENQGVHVALLWAGESRIELLEPFSEETPVGRFIAKRGEGLHHICYEVDDLAVKLDELRSRGVRLLEGYPRRGAEGKLVAFLHPASAHGVLVELVEKARHPQGE; from the coding sequence ATGAAGATCGATCATCTAGGCATTGCTGTTCGCTCGCTATCGGACTCGCTGGTTTTCTATCGCGAGGCGCTCGGGCTCGAACTGGCAGGAACGGAGACGGTTGAGAACCAGGGCGTTCACGTGGCCCTGCTCTGGGCGGGCGAGTCTCGCATCGAGCTTCTGGAGCCGTTCTCCGAGGAGACCCCGGTGGGCCGCTTTATCGCAAAACGCGGTGAGGGGCTGCATCACATATGTTATGAGGTTGACGACCTCGCTGTTAAGTTGGACGAGCTCAGGTCGCGTGGCGTGCGATTGCTGGAAGGCTACCCGCGGCGCGGCGCTGAGGGAAAACTTGTTGCCTTCCTGCATCCGGCAAGCGCTCATGGCGTCCTCGTCGAGCTGGTGGAGAAGGCGAGACATCCACAAGGAGAATAA
- the meaB gene encoding methylmalonyl Co-A mutase-associated GTPase MeaB, protein MNSLSEKILAGDKRSIARAISAAEDARAESVTLLKEIFPHTGKALVIGITGAPGAGKSTLVDQLAAHYRAAGEQVGIIAVDPSSPFTGGAVLGDRIRMQNKATDPGIFIRSMASRGHLGGLARATVDAVAILDAAGYNKVIIETVGVGQDEVDVVKAADVTVVLLVPGMGDGVQAMKAGIMEIGDIFAINKADRDGVLRTERELEMLLSISERPDGWTPPIIKTVATENNGTVALASAIADYENFTGLHREQSDGRRANIAEYRIVELLRERLLKAALDKCVRKDELREMAAAVADRRRDPYSVVDEIIARLGIGP, encoded by the coding sequence ATGAACTCATTGTCAGAGAAGATCCTCGCCGGCGACAAGCGCTCGATCGCTCGCGCGATCAGCGCGGCGGAAGATGCGCGCGCAGAGTCGGTCACGCTGCTCAAGGAGATCTTTCCTCACACCGGCAAAGCGCTGGTCATCGGCATAACCGGAGCGCCGGGCGCGGGCAAGAGCACCCTGGTCGATCAGCTTGCCGCCCACTATCGCGCCGCTGGCGAGCAAGTCGGAATTATTGCCGTCGATCCTTCGAGTCCTTTTACCGGCGGTGCGGTGCTCGGCGATCGCATACGCATGCAGAACAAGGCGACCGACCCGGGAATCTTCATTCGCAGCATGGCCTCGCGAGGACACCTTGGCGGCCTTGCTCGCGCGACAGTTGACGCGGTAGCGATACTGGATGCCGCCGGTTATAATAAAGTCATCATTGAAACAGTAGGCGTCGGTCAGGATGAAGTTGATGTCGTGAAGGCCGCGGATGTTACCGTCGTCTTGCTTGTGCCGGGGATGGGAGACGGGGTGCAGGCAATGAAGGCCGGCATCATGGAAATCGGCGACATCTTCGCCATCAACAAGGCCGACCGCGACGGCGTTTTGAGGACCGAGCGAGAGCTTGAAATGTTACTTTCGATCTCGGAGCGGCCCGATGGTTGGACGCCGCCAATTATCAAGACCGTAGCGACCGAGAACAATGGAACCGTCGCGCTGGCTTCGGCGATCGCGGACTACGAAAACTTCACTGGTTTGCATCGCGAGCAGTCAGACGGCAGGCGAGCGAACATTGCCGAGTATCGAATAGTCGAGCTGTTGCGCGAGAGGCTGCTCAAGGCTGCTCTTGACAAGTGCGTGCGCAAAGACGAGTTACGCGAGATGGCGGCTGCCGTCGCCGATCGCCGCCGCGACCCGTACTCGGTGGTTGATGAAATAATTGCAAGGCTGGGAATTGGTCCTTAG
- a CDS encoding acyl-CoA dehydrogenase family protein — MDFELNEDQQQIKRTIREFAEAELKPHVMEWDEAARFPVELQPKFAELGIMGVLFPEEYGGAGMGYVEYATIIEELARVDASIGLAIAAHNSLGAGHIFIGGNEAQKQKYLSPLAKGEHFAAWGLTEPSSGSDASSMRTTAARRAGGWVLNGSKNFITNATFAETTVVLAITDRAAGSHGISAFIIERGTKGFSVAKKENKLGMRASDTASLVFDDCFLPDSNLIGESGQGFIQAMKVLDGGRISIAALAVGIAQGAFEAALKYSKERHQFGRSIAEFQAIQFKLADMATQIDAARLLTYRAAAMKNAGKPTTKESSMAKLYASEVAVRVSEESVQIHGGYGYIKDYPAEKYWRDSKLCTIGEGTSEIQRTVIARQILRA, encoded by the coding sequence ATGGACTTTGAGTTGAACGAAGACCAGCAACAGATCAAGCGAACAATTCGCGAGTTCGCCGAAGCCGAGCTGAAACCGCACGTCATGGAATGGGACGAGGCCGCCCGCTTCCCTGTCGAGCTGCAGCCCAAGTTTGCCGAGCTCGGAATAATGGGGGTGCTGTTCCCCGAAGAGTACGGCGGCGCCGGGATGGGCTACGTCGAATACGCGACGATCATCGAGGAGCTAGCTCGCGTTGACGCGTCCATCGGTCTGGCGATTGCCGCGCACAACTCGCTTGGGGCCGGGCACATTTTCATCGGAGGAAACGAGGCTCAGAAACAGAAATATCTGTCGCCGCTCGCGAAGGGCGAACACTTCGCCGCGTGGGGTCTGACCGAGCCAAGCTCGGGGTCGGACGCCAGTTCGATGCGAACGACTGCGGCGCGGCGAGCCGGCGGGTGGGTGCTGAACGGCTCGAAGAATTTCATCACCAACGCGACCTTCGCCGAGACAACGGTCGTGCTGGCGATCACCGATCGAGCCGCCGGCTCACACGGCATTTCGGCCTTCATCATCGAGCGAGGAACCAAAGGCTTCTCCGTCGCCAAGAAAGAGAACAAGCTCGGCATGCGCGCGAGCGACACTGCTTCGCTGGTGTTCGACGACTGTTTTTTGCCCGACTCGAACCTGATAGGAGAGTCCGGCCAGGGATTCATTCAAGCGATGAAGGTGCTGGACGGCGGAAGAATATCGATCGCCGCGCTCGCGGTTGGAATCGCGCAAGGAGCCTTCGAAGCAGCGCTCAAGTACTCGAAGGAGCGCCACCAGTTCGGGCGGTCCATCGCTGAGTTCCAGGCGATACAATTCAAGCTGGCCGATATGGCTACACAGATCGACGCGGCTCGACTGCTGACATATCGCGCGGCGGCGATGAAGAACGCAGGCAAGCCGACGACTAAGGAATCTTCGATGGCCAAGCTGTACGCAAGCGAAGTGGCCGTTCGCGTTTCTGAAGAGTCCGTGCAAATACACGGCGGATACGGCTACATCAAAGACTATCCGGCGGAAAAATATTGGCGCGATTCCAAGCTGTGCACCATCGGCGAGGGGACTAGCGAGATACAGCGGACGGTGATCGCGCGCCAGATTCTGAGGGCGTGA